ttaattaatgaaaatataaaattcaagtaaattattgtaatattttacatCGGCATTATCACATGGTTTAGGGCGTGCAGAAACTTCAACACCAGATACCGCAACCTGTACAGTGCAAAACATTTAGGGCAGAGAAATTGTTCTTCCTCTTCGTAGTACattaaaatagaaatttcaTTTTGGGTCATTACATGCCAAAAGAAGGCgcagagtttttaaaatttgagttttttccgTTACTGGAATGCAGTGGAAATATATCAACTCAACTATATCAGATAGTTTGATAACTGGTGCCAAATTTTAATGACAGCACATTATAGGCAAAATCATTTACTTCGAAGTGTTATTGAAGATTGACTGAATACACAACTTAACACTAAAGAAATATTTGAGACGGTTCGTATTATTTCAGTTGTTGGTATAATAAAGcggcgcggtgagactcagagacataggaagctggacaacaaggtcattacggtcacagcaagataaGGAGTGAGgtgctcaaaaacagattagactacacagtccccgaccttaacttcaagaaatactttacggtacgttttccaccgagagccgaatagagcaaagggaaggtgattggaatgtacgatattgaaatctacactgacggttctaagatgaactgtggtgtggaagCTGGCGTCCATTCGGAgctactcaacctatctcagtcaattcgacttcctgactatgccagcgtgctCCAGGCAGAACTTTCAGCGATTAGAGAAATGCAAAtcactaacactctacaaggaagttggtgcaagagtagctatattttcaaacagatagctgcttgactgcgaggccttagactccaactccatttcctcattcattggcttgaaatcactctgacatgagttcccggtcatagcaacatacggggtaatgagatagcgggtgagttagcaagaaaaggttcgacactagacatagcagaggcggtggcaatCACCACTCCAttgaacacaataaaagcatacattgcttcacactatcatgctttagccgaaagaagatggaagcaattgACTACatgcattacaacaaaaaacacacggCCGTCGTACAAAACTCAAAgaatcacctgttaggatgttctcgaccaaacatttcacgcatcactgcaacccttacaggtcattgaaAAGttggggatcatgcagccagactcaacctccccttcaatcccatctgcagaagttgtcaagcggaaggggtgaaggaatgTCTTTTctactacttatgtgaatgtctaGGGCTAGCTGGGTCACGACCTCGCTCCTTCGTTCttagacatcgagataaagaatttgctgctatacttggacctcactaaatggatctgacttagaagcaaagaaaaaaagaaggcaTGATCACACGACGGCAGGGGTTATAAAACGGTgctggaaatactcaaccacttaaacaacaacaacaacataataaAGCACATATTTCAAGTGGTAGTAGAACGaactttcatacaaaaattattaaaattatataggaAATAAACAGATTGTCGAAACTTTCCAATAAGCCCCTGTGCTATAGCTATTTATCATAGTGAATGGAGATAAGTCGTTGGCTCCTAAAGCGTACTTTTTAAGgagttataaaaatttgaatatttggtCCAAGAGAAGTAATGAAAAACAACCTTTTCTTCGCTTGCAAGTGGGATAGCCGAGCGCTTCaatcaaaacaccaataaaagtATTCTTCAGTTTGTAAGAAAAGTGTGATTTTAGACTGGGTTCCTTGTCTGGGAACCGAGATAtgatacaaatacatattttttgctaTATCCATGGAATAAAAATCACAATAAGTTGAGAATCCGATTATCGGATTTTAATATGTCACTTGTTTTTTGTTGGTATATTTAAAAACTAAGGTTTCCTCCGCATAACTTAAAGCCAACGTACGCCAGGAAATAGTCCAATAACATCCGAAATGTTTCCAAATCTATGGGGAAACGCTAATGAAATGCGTTTCTTTACTAGATATATTTTTCCCAcactaaaatttagtatttgtcctattttattgagttttacgTCCTTTTCTGATCAAATATTTTACCCAGATATTAGTCTCGCTCAAGAGAGAAGAAGTTACCCCTTCACAGCCCACAAAATGGCTCTGCGCCAATAAATAGAGAGGTCGCCTTTTGGTGCCTAATTTATCTATCCTTTCGTTACTAGAAACTCTTATGTGCCTTGGAACTCATAGCATACGTACGTGGTTCTTATGGTCTAGGACACTCAGCTTATCAAGACATTCCAGCACCAGTTTCGGGTGTAACCTGAAAAGAGTTAAGAACTTTGATTGCTGCTTGGCCATCAGTAAGAATAGCTGTGCTTCTGTTGTTGAAATATACTTGTATTCGTGCCTAGCGCTTCCGCGTATCTTTACCCTGCCCCTGCATTTCGAAGAGGGATCCGTCTATATACAATGCTAATGCGCAATAGAATGAATCTGAGAAAAGTTGGCAAACAGCCATACCCTCCTTCCATATTTGtggcaaaatttatgttttcgtTAGAGGTCATCAAAACGATGTCATCAGTAAAGGTTGCAGTCATGCTTTTGTCCCTTGGGCAGGGTATATCACGTACAGGTATATAGATAGTGTATAAGAGTGGTCCCAAAGCGCTGCCTTGAGGAACATCTGCTTCCATCCCTAGTACACCATTTCTCAACatagaatataaaaaagtgtccactcattttattgtaatgcaaaaaacccaaaaacatATAAAGAACTCGCGCCACAACTTAAAAACACAATcactatttatttctaatttttaacatCTTAAGGTATTTAGTACGTTGTTGGGTATTCTTTAttatcaattacagcttgaagaCTACGTGGTATGgagtaaaccaattttttgtgtGTGATCGTATTTACCTACAGGACAACAAAGCAGCGAATAAAGAACCAACGGCTTCATTGGCTAAGTCatttcgtccgaatggataccaaCGCCCCGGctccgaaagtattcgatgtggtaccagctggtggtagcagagaaagaggaaggcctcctttacgttacaggtggagaaagacttggcctcacttggtgtttccaactgggaccggttaacacgagaaagaaacgactggcgcgctttcttAAACTGGGCCAAAATCGCTTCATGGGTCCCGGTGGTGTAGAGCTataaaatttagggtattttcacgaattcacaataaaaaaaactgaaaaacgatgtttaaatattttaggctttttatttaacttcttttacatacaaaatttgaaaaaaattttgtttttaaatttaaaaaatgccgCTGAAGTTGATcctcttcgaaaattggtcctggacggtgttgttcattttggctcttctatttatctgaaacacaaaaaccaaaaaaattattaatcagtatgactataactatgtcccgtactagaataaaaaaattggcacaATGGCGCgggtttgaatttgacactctaaaaatcggcttttttcagttttttaatcaatacgatacgaaataattaaaataataatatgattctagtacgggcgatagccattgatgttgtgaagtTTGATGTTGATGCCGTTTTTATCTACGtactccttttttttgttttagatcacgaCACTCTTGGGGCAAATGAACGATATATGCTAAAACagctttaataaatatttaaattaatttcaatttactttGCTATCAAGCTTCCTGGAAAAGTAGTTGCATAAGCGGCAGAATGGCAGAGTATATAAGCACGCAAAAACTTTAGTAAAATCCTAGTTGAAAGCTTTGCACTGAACCTAGCATATCCTTCAAAATGGCCAACAAattaatttgcactttattgctGATTGCCGTATGGGCCACAAGCACACCCGCCGATGGAATAGAGAATGGTAGTCCCACCACTATTAAGGCACATCCCTACGTCGTCTCTCTACAAGGAACCGATGGAGCACGCGTCTGCGGTGGTGCTTTAATCGATTCGAAGACCGTTGTCACAGCTGCTCAATGCTTGGCTAACTACGACGTTTCACAATTGGTCGTGGGTGTAAGCAACGGTACTAAGATAGTAAAGATTGCAAAGAGTACCTTCGATGTTAACTTCGATTATGTGACCATGGAAAATGATGTTGCCGTCGTAATATTGGAAAAGGCAGTAAGCGTTGGTTCGATTCCATTAGCTAGCTCACAACCAAAAACCGGTGCCAGTGGTGTTGTCACCGGTTGGTCTGCAAGCAATGCTCAGGTAGATGTTTCGGAGAGCATCATAACTGCCACTGATTGCGTTTCTGGAGAGTACAGTTACGAAGAGGGTGAAGTTTTGAGTACAATGTTGTGTGGTCTCGCAGCAAACAAAGCTTGCAACGCTCTACCTGGAAGTCCTTTGGTATCCAACAAACAATTGGTTGGTTTGGTTTCCTGGGGTTATGGCTGTGCCAACAGTGCCAATCCAGCTGTTTTCACCAACATCGCTTCAGTGAACTCATGGATAAATGAAACTGTAAAgagtttgtaaaattttgattttattcaggTGCAAATAAAAAGATTCTAGAGCATTAGATGACAAAACTTTCATTAGGCTGTGTATAACTAAAAGGctgtgtataaataaaaaataatagagttATACAGAAATTTTAAGACTTGTTGTCGATTCAAATTCAATTAGATTAATTTCGGTCACTGAGGTATActagcatatatgtatgtgtgtatatatacagggtggcgcacgaatcgtgctacaaaaacaaaacgtaataactttttttctgtgtgagtaatcggcttttttttttattttgcagattagtatttagatttacaaaaaatggaggcttgggataccgaaaagaggatttggatagtgcagcggtaccatgctttgcagtccatcatttccgtccaaagggaatttaggcgggagtttggcggcactcccccgagcagatggaccattattaggctggtgaacatgtttgctgaatctggaagcttcgcacgcagaccgtaccatcgagatccccatgttcgggtcgaagccacaatcgcggctgtagcatcgtcaattcaggcaaatgcaagagtttcgactcgtaacttgtcggcgcaaattggagttagcagacggtcattgcagcggatagttcatgatgacttaaacttgtttccgtgcaaagttcaaatcacaagcaaattaaaccctctggatttgcctattcgcctggaattttgccaaaaaattattgaaatggccgaagaagacaacaacttcataaattgcttgtttatgtctgatgaggcccattttgatctaaacggcaatg
The sequence above is drawn from the Anastrepha obliqua isolate idAnaObli1 chromosome 4, idAnaObli1_1.0, whole genome shotgun sequence genome and encodes:
- the LOC129246193 gene encoding trypsin-like, encoding MANKLICTLLLIAVWATSTPADGIENGSPTTIKAHPYVVSLQGTDGARVCGGALIDSKTVVTAAQCLANYDVSQLVVGVSNGTKIVKIAKSTFDVNFDYVTMENDVAVVILEKAVSVGSIPLASSQPKTGASGVVTGWSASNAQVDVSESIITATDCVSGEYSYEEGEVLSTMLCGLAANKACNALPGSPLVSNKQLVGLVSWGYGCANSANPAVFTNIASVNSWINETVKSL